From a single Mobula birostris isolate sMobBir1 chromosome 13, sMobBir1.hap1, whole genome shotgun sequence genomic region:
- the LOC140207087 gene encoding uncharacterized protein produces the protein MAHRRVHTGEGPFTCSDCGKGFTCSSKLKVHQRVHTGERPFTCSDCGKGFTCSSKLKVHQRVHTGERPFTCSDCEKRFTCSSQLKVHQRVHTGERPFTCSDCGEGFTLSSQLLRHQLVHTGELPFTCSDCGKGFTRLSKLKVHQRVHTGERPFTCSDCGIGFTCSSNLKIHQSVHSGQRPFACSDCGKGFTRSSQLKIHQRVHTGERPFTCSVCGKAFARSCQLKAHQRVHTGERPFTCSDCGKGFTQSSTLISHQRVHTGERLFTCSDCGKGFTSSYQLKVHQRVHTGERPFICSECGKGFSQSSNLQAHRSVHTGERPFTCSVCGKRFTRSSKLKAHQRVHTGERPFTCSDCGKGFIQSSTLMAHQRVHTGERPFTCMECGKGFTSSSQLKEHQRVHTGEKPFTCSECGKGFTQSSHLQAHQSVHTGERPFTCSDCGKRFTWSSQLQRHQQVHTG, from the coding sequence atggctcacaggcgagttcacaccggggagggaccgttcacctgctcggactgtgggaaaggattcacttgctcatctaaactgaaggtacatcagcgagttcacactggggagaggccattcacctgctcagactgtgggaagggattcacttgctcatctaaactgaaggtacatcaacgagttcacactggggagaggccgttcacctgctcagactgtgagaagagattcacttgctcatcccaactgaaggtacatcaacgagttcacactggggagaggccgttcacctgctcagactgtggggagggattcactttgtcatctcagctactgagacaccagttagttcacaccggagagttaccattcacctgttcagactgtgggaaaggattcactcggttatctaaactaaaggtacatcagagagttcacactggagagaggccattcacctgctcagactgtgggataggattcacttgctcatctaatctgaagatacaccagtcagttcacagtggacAGAGGCCGttcgcctgctcagactgtgggaagggattcactcggtcgtctcaactgaagatacatcaaagagttcacactggagagaggccattcacctgctcagtctgtgggaaggcatttgctcggtcatgtcaactgaaggcacatcagagagttcacactggagagaggccattcacttgctcagactgtgggaaaggattcactcagtcatccaccctaatatctcaccagcgagttcacactggggagcggctgttcacctgctcggactgtgggaaaggattcacttcatcatatcaactgaaggtacatcagcgagttcacactggggagagaccgttcatctgctcagagtgtgggaaaggattcagtcagtcatccaacctacaagcacaccggtcagttcacacaggggagaggccattcacctgctcagtgtgtgggaagagattcactcggtcatctaaactgaaggcacatcagagagttcacactggggagaggccattcacctgctcagactgtgggaagggattcattcagtcatccaccctaatggcacaccagcgagtacacaccggggagcggccattcacctgcatggaatgtgggaagggattcacttcatcatctcaactgaaggaacatcagcgagttcacactggggagaagccattcacctgctcagagtgtgggaaaggattcactcagtcatcccacctacaagcacaccagtcagttcacactggggagaggccgttcacctgctcagactgtgggaagagatttacttggtcatctcaactgcagagacaccagcaagttcacactgggtag